A DNA window from Thermosynechococcaceae cyanobacterium Okahandja contains the following coding sequences:
- a CDS encoding pentapeptide repeat-containing protein, giving the protein MGESIIAAVVLGAIASGQGMISPSPQVQQLLTTNACPGCDLSNADLRGYNLTRANLRGANLQGANLQDATLLLANLEGANLSNANLTAAYLERANVQQANLTAATLVLATLRHARFRGANLTNANLSGADSRYGDFRRANLSNANFEQTNLQWARLNGANLSQTNFEDAYRPRMPYGLNLW; this is encoded by the coding sequence ATGGGTGAAAGTATCATCGCAGCCGTCGTCCTCGGGGCGATCGCGAGTGGTCAGGGCATGATCAGTCCTTCGCCGCAAGTGCAGCAACTCTTAACCACTAACGCCTGTCCGGGCTGCGATCTAAGTAATGCCGATCTGCGGGGCTACAACTTAACCCGAGCCAACCTGCGGGGAGCGAATCTCCAAGGGGCTAACCTACAGGATGCCACACTCCTGCTGGCAAACCTTGAGGGAGCTAACCTCAGTAATGCCAACTTAACGGCGGCCTACCTCGAACGTGCGAATGTACAGCAGGCCAACTTAACGGCAGCCACCTTAGTCCTAGCCACCCTCCGCCATGCTCGCTTCCGTGGTGCCAACCTCACCAATGCTAACCTCAGCGGTGCCGATAGCCGCTATGGAGACTTTCGCCGTGCGAACCTCAGCAATGCAAACTTCGAGCAAACCAACCTGCAATGGGCACGGCTGAACGGTGCTAACCTGAGCCAAACCAATTTTGAGGATGCCTACCGCCCACGTATGCCCTACGGTCTTAACCTGTGGTGA
- a CDS encoding DUF262 domain-containing HNH endonuclease family protein, with product MARINLLDTRTTSFGDLISNGKIYRVPLFQRDYSWHEENWEDLWQDILVLHTNPDASHYMGAIVLQKSATSDKEFTIIDGQQRLATLSIIAIAVIKKIQNLVELEEQKEANQERQEILRRTYLSDRDPRSLRYSSKIILNENNNDFYQSNLINLRKPRNINSLSKSNQLLWKAFEYFSAHLEEIENVVRSGERLAEFLTDTIAQQLLFIQINVEDELNAYTVFETLNARGIELSSTDLLKNYLFSLFQGPDELQEAQRQWRRIINTVQMERFPEFLRYYLSLKQTRVRRERLFKIVRESVKNREQAFDLLDQLENYSSLFIALANPNDEFWRDTPENQSYIRELELFRVKQAYPTLFAAYERFKPEDFTRLLKLVCVLSFRYIVVSSLNPNELELLYNKVAIAITNGEITKPKEIFDYLRPVYVSDDKFLQDFSLLAISTRSQKKKLVRYILYKIEADASHIDVNEDSFSIEHILPESPNDDWRQNFTDTQIEEMVYRIGNLTPLEPHLNRQVGNEAYSRKREAYQQSVYKLTRDISAEDWSPDTLATRQKYLAQRAIHIWRSDFL from the coding sequence ATGGCTCGGATTAATCTGCTAGATACACGCACTACGAGTTTCGGTGACTTAATTAGTAATGGCAAGATTTACCGAGTACCTCTCTTTCAGCGTGATTACTCTTGGCATGAAGAGAATTGGGAAGACCTTTGGCAGGATATTCTGGTACTGCATACCAACCCCGATGCCAGTCATTACATGGGAGCAATTGTTCTGCAAAAATCTGCTACTTCAGACAAAGAGTTTACAATTATTGATGGACAACAACGACTAGCTACTCTCAGCATTATTGCGATTGCTGTGATTAAAAAGATTCAAAATCTAGTAGAACTAGAAGAACAAAAAGAAGCCAACCAAGAACGACAAGAAATTTTAAGACGCACCTATCTCAGTGATAGGGATCCGCGTTCTCTTCGTTACTCCAGCAAGATTATTTTGAATGAAAATAATAACGATTTCTATCAAAGTAATTTAATCAATCTTAGAAAACCTCGAAATATTAACTCTCTTTCAAAATCTAATCAATTGCTCTGGAAAGCTTTTGAATATTTTTCAGCCCATTTAGAAGAGATTGAAAATGTCGTTCGGAGTGGTGAGCGACTTGCAGAGTTTCTAACAGATACTATCGCTCAACAACTACTTTTCATTCAGATTAATGTTGAAGATGAGTTAAATGCTTACACTGTGTTTGAAACATTAAATGCTAGAGGAATAGAGCTAAGCTCAACAGATTTGTTAAAGAATTACCTATTTTCGCTCTTTCAAGGTCCAGATGAACTACAAGAAGCACAAAGGCAGTGGCGAAGAATCATTAATACAGTTCAAATGGAGAGGTTTCCCGAATTTCTCCGTTATTATCTTAGCCTTAAACAAACTCGAGTAAGACGAGAGAGATTATTCAAAATAGTTCGTGAATCTGTGAAGAACCGCGAACAAGCATTTGATTTACTTGATCAACTTGAGAATTACAGTAGCCTTTTTATTGCTCTTGCTAATCCTAATGATGAATTCTGGCGGGATACTCCAGAAAATCAATCTTATATTCGTGAGCTTGAGTTATTTCGAGTCAAGCAAGCGTATCCTACTTTATTTGCTGCATACGAGAGATTTAAACCCGAAGATTTTACACGCTTGTTAAAGCTTGTTTGTGTACTTTCTTTTCGCTACATTGTTGTTAGTAGCTTAAATCCCAATGAATTAGAATTACTCTACAATAAGGTTGCAATTGCGATCACTAATGGTGAAATTACTAAACCAAAAGAGATATTTGATTATCTCCGCCCAGTATATGTTTCGGATGATAAATTCCTGCAAGACTTTTCTTTGCTCGCAATTTCCACAAGAAGCCAGAAAAAGAAATTAGTGCGATATATTTTATACAAGATTGAGGCAGATGCATCCCATATAGACGTAAATGAAGATAGTTTCTCTATCGAACACATCTTGCCTGAATCACCTAATGATGATTGGAGGCAAAACTTCACCGATACCCAAATAGAAGAAATGGTGTATCGCATTGGAAATTTGACACCTTTAGAGCCTCATCTCAATCGCCAAGTCGGAAATGAGGCTTATTCAAGAAAGCGAGAAGCATATCAACAGAGCGTGTATAAACTAACACGAGATATATCCGCTGAAGACTGGAGTCCAGATACACTAGCGACACGGCAGAAGTATCTAGCGCAGAGAGCTATTCACATCTGGAGATCTGATTTCTTGTGA
- a CDS encoding hemolysin family protein, giving the protein MSATGLEVLFVLLLIIANGVFAGAEIAVVSARKVRLEQLAKRGKRKAKAALKLANSPNSFLSAVQIGITLIGILSGAVGGATLAQRLQGALAPLPWVGQYSQPLSIAIVVTGITYLSLVIGELVPKRIAMTYPEAIACNIAKPMVWLTKLTAPIVHLLSASTDGILQMLGISTTAEQTVTEDEIKVLIEQGAQAGLFEVAEQDMVARIFNLGDRPIQSMMTPRTDIVWLDIESPIEEIEAEILGTFHSRFPVAEETIDHCLGIISAKDFLAARLTQQEVNLRQLLQPALFVPEGRRALDVLELFRQSSQHIALITDEYGGIEGLVTLNDLIEAIVGSLRHEEGEEPQIIQREDGSWLLDGLLSVYELKELLKRDTLPQEESASYHTLGGLIITLFGRIPQSGDYIETEGLRFEVVDMDGNRVDKVLVSELPPEDERPDHLRLND; this is encoded by the coding sequence ATGTCTGCCACTGGCCTGGAAGTGTTATTTGTGCTGCTGCTCATCATTGCCAATGGGGTGTTTGCAGGAGCGGAAATTGCGGTGGTTTCTGCGCGCAAAGTTCGCCTCGAACAGTTGGCAAAGCGGGGGAAGCGCAAAGCCAAGGCTGCCCTTAAGTTAGCGAACTCTCCCAATAGTTTTTTATCGGCGGTTCAAATTGGCATTACCCTTATTGGCATTCTGAGTGGTGCGGTGGGGGGCGCAACGCTGGCGCAGCGTCTCCAGGGGGCGCTTGCACCCTTGCCGTGGGTGGGGCAGTACAGTCAGCCGTTGAGTATTGCCATTGTTGTTACGGGTATTACCTATCTTTCCTTGGTGATTGGTGAGCTTGTGCCCAAGCGTATTGCCATGACCTATCCGGAGGCGATCGCCTGTAACATTGCCAAGCCGATGGTGTGGCTCACCAAGTTAACGGCTCCCATTGTCCATCTCCTTAGTGCATCCACCGATGGCATCCTGCAAATGCTCGGCATCTCCACAACGGCAGAGCAAACCGTTACGGAGGATGAAATTAAGGTGCTGATTGAGCAGGGAGCGCAGGCAGGCTTGTTTGAGGTGGCCGAGCAGGATATGGTGGCGCGGATTTTTAATTTGGGCGATCGCCCCATCCAATCCATGATGACACCGCGCACCGATATTGTTTGGCTGGATATTGAGTCGCCCATTGAGGAAATTGAAGCGGAGATTTTGGGAACGTTTCACTCCCGCTTTCCCGTGGCTGAGGAAACGATTGACCATTGCTTGGGCATTATTTCTGCTAAGGACTTTTTGGCGGCACGGTTGACCCAGCAGGAGGTCAATTTGCGCCAACTGCTGCAACCGGCCCTCTTTGTGCCGGAAGGTCGGCGCGCTCTCGATGTCTTAGAGTTATTTCGGCAGTCTAGCCAGCACATTGCCCTCATTACCGATGAGTACGGTGGCATTGAGGGGTTAGTGACCCTAAATGACTTAATTGAAGCCATTGTTGGCAGTCTCCGCCATGAGGAGGGGGAAGAACCCCAAATTATCCAGCGGGAAGACGGCTCTTGGCTGCTGGATGGGTTGCTCTCTGTTTATGAACTGAAGGAGTTGCTCAAGCGGGATACGCTGCCGCAGGAGGAGAGTGCTAGCTATCACACCTTGGGGGGACTGATCATTACCCTCTTTGGCCGCATTCCCCAGTCGGGCGACTACATCGAGACTGAGGGGCTACGGTTTGAAGTGGTGGACATGGACGGCAACCGGGTGGACAAGGTCCTAGTGAGTGAGTTGCCGCCGGAGGATGAGCGGCCAGATCACCTACGCCTGAACGATTAA
- a CDS encoding DUF3488 and DUF4129 domain-containing transglutaminase family protein yields the protein MLRGWLQPLSASPMLAPAKQVEDSLVLRLGVLFLVIVGIVATDVAAETQTSLWAVPLSICGFSWSWWSRRQRNVAAKLGIALGMVVALAVFLGRLTLLAQDSRILLTELLIQLQILHSFDLPRRKDLGYSMVIALILISVAATLSQTMIFGLFLLAFLAIALPVLVLDYRSRLGLLQVTVKSLGVSWRQWLGLFVLILGLGLAVFVVLPRFPGYQIRTLPVSAEIQVDEAFDQTRVINPGYVSGRGSGGVGDALANQTFDSNFYYGFGSEIDQTFGGVMTPRELMRVRSQAPGFWRVLAFDDYTGRGWRISGNDDAEILRRSPWSFRYLLPQFPSRLPTREVIQTYTVVSEFSNLIPHLYDPRELYFPTREIARDPEGGLRSPVPLPEGLTYSVISHVPVRDRSVLRTAGRTHNPAAYRQYLQVPKALNSRLQALAQDLLAKAERPIEEPYEQALYLTQALKQSYRLTPQIPELEPDQDLVSTFLFEWQGGYPDHFASALTLLLRSIGIPARLVTGLGTGEFNPFTGLYIVRNTDAYALTEAYFPDFGWFLFDPIPGHDLYPATLEVDQTFSVLQQFWNWVTGWLPTPVTGFLGALLAALDSVLRQFLDLFSQGLGGILRGVLLLCGGAIALWLGIHLWQSWRYYQRLRRLSAIEQLYVQMLDWLAQQGFPKRKSQTPWEYAQQLRGVPQLDALSQRAIDTLTHAYVSWRYGGSALPLPALRRALRQLRDQRWRSLQQAAAQFRRR from the coding sequence ATGCTGCGCGGTTGGCTGCAACCCCTCTCTGCCTCTCCGATGCTGGCACCGGCCAAGCAGGTGGAAGATTCACTGGTGCTGCGGTTAGGGGTGCTGTTTCTGGTGATTGTGGGGATAGTGGCCACCGATGTGGCGGCTGAAACCCAAACCAGTCTTTGGGCTGTGCCCTTATCAATTTGCGGTTTTAGCTGGAGTTGGTGGTCGCGGCGGCAACGCAATGTAGCGGCCAAACTTGGGATTGCTTTGGGGATGGTGGTGGCTCTTGCAGTATTTTTAGGGCGTTTAACGCTGCTTGCCCAAGACTCGCGCATTCTGCTGACGGAGCTGCTGATTCAACTGCAAATTCTCCATAGTTTTGACCTGCCCCGTCGCAAGGATCTGGGGTATTCGATGGTGATTGCCCTCATTTTAATTAGTGTGGCGGCCACCCTCAGCCAAACAATGATCTTTGGTCTATTTTTACTGGCCTTTTTGGCGATCGCCCTGCCGGTTTTAGTGCTGGACTACCGTTCTCGCTTGGGGCTGCTGCAGGTGACGGTAAAATCCCTAGGGGTTTCATGGCGACAGTGGTTGGGGCTATTTGTGTTAATCCTTGGCTTGGGGTTGGCGGTGTTTGTGGTGCTGCCACGGTTTCCGGGGTATCAAATCCGGACGCTGCCGGTGAGTGCCGAAATTCAGGTGGATGAGGCGTTTGACCAAACCCGAGTGATTAACCCCGGCTATGTGAGTGGCCGTGGTAGTGGCGGGGTGGGGGATGCCCTCGCCAACCAAACGTTTGATAGTAATTTTTACTACGGCTTTGGCTCCGAAATTGATCAAACCTTTGGCGGGGTGATGACCCCGCGAGAACTGATGCGGGTGCGATCGCAGGCGCCGGGCTTTTGGCGGGTGCTGGCCTTTGATGACTATACCGGACGGGGCTGGCGTATTAGCGGTAATGATGATGCCGAAATTCTGCGGCGATCCCCTTGGAGTTTTCGCTATTTGCTGCCGCAATTTCCTTCCCGCCTGCCCACTCGCGAGGTGATTCAAACCTATACGGTGGTCTCTGAATTTAGTAACCTTATTCCGCACCTCTACGACCCCCGCGAACTGTACTTTCCTACCCGTGAAATTGCCCGCGATCCCGAGGGGGGCTTGCGTTCCCCGGTGCCGTTGCCGGAGGGGTTGACCTATTCGGTGATTTCCCACGTGCCGGTGCGCGATCGCTCGGTGCTGCGTACCGCTGGCAGAACCCACAACCCCGCCGCTTACCGCCAGTACTTACAGGTGCCTAAGGCCCTAAACTCGCGGCTGCAAGCCCTTGCCCAAGACCTGCTGGCCAAAGCCGAGCGTCCGATTGAGGAACCCTACGAGCAGGCACTTTACCTGACCCAAGCCCTGAAGCAGTCTTACCGTCTGACACCGCAAATCCCTGAGCTAGAGCCGGATCAAGATTTAGTCAGCACCTTTCTGTTTGAATGGCAGGGGGGCTACCCAGATCACTTTGCTAGTGCCTTGACCCTGCTGCTGCGGAGCATTGGCATTCCGGCACGGCTGGTGACCGGCCTTGGTACGGGGGAATTTAACCCCTTTACGGGTCTATACATTGTCCGCAACACCGATGCCTATGCCCTCACTGAAGCCTATTTCCCTGATTTTGGCTGGTTTCTATTTGATCCGATTCCCGGTCATGATCTCTATCCGGCCACCCTTGAGGTGGATCAAACCTTTAGCGTGCTGCAACAATTTTGGAACTGGGTGACGGGCTGGCTGCCTACGCCCGTGACCGGCTTTTTGGGTGCCCTTCTTGCCGCTTTAGACTCGGTACTCAGACAATTCCTTGATTTGTTTTCTCAGGGGCTAGGGGGCATTCTGCGCGGTGTATTGCTCCTCTGTGGCGGGGCGATCGCCCTCTGGTTGGGAATCCACCTGTGGCAGAGTTGGCGCTACTACCAACGGCTGCGGCGACTCAGTGCCATTGAACAACTCTACGTGCAAATGCTCGACTGGCTGGCACAGCAGGGCTTCCCCAAACGGAAAAGCCAAACCCCTTGGGAATACGCCCAGCAACTGCGGGGGGTGCCCCAATTGGATGCCCTTAGCCAGCGCGCCATTGATACCCTTACCCACGCCTACGTGTCGTGGCGCTACGGTGGCTCAGCCCTGCCGTTACCGGCGTTGCGGCGTGCCCTACGTCAACTGCGGGATCAACGCTGGCGATCGCTGCAACAAGCGGCTGCCCAGTTTCGGCGGCGTTAA
- a CDS encoding BMC domain-containing protein: protein MAQLAVGMIQVMGYPAALAVADTLVKAAPVQLVSCEGIGSGYWTVVIRGTVADVNAAVQAARSLRQHSILSHQVIAHPQGNVEQVLPIRVPHAPLEDFLL from the coding sequence ATGGCTCAACTCGCTGTGGGCATGATTCAGGTGATGGGCTACCCAGCCGCCCTTGCGGTTGCCGATACCCTAGTGAAAGCGGCTCCGGTACAACTGGTGAGTTGTGAAGGCATTGGCAGCGGTTACTGGACCGTCGTGATTCGCGGCACGGTGGCAGACGTAAATGCTGCTGTTCAGGCGGCGCGATCGCTGCGGCAACACTCCATTCTGTCCCACCAAGTTATTGCCCACCCCCAAGGCAATGTCGAACAGGTACTACCGATCCGCGTGCCCCACGCCCCCCTTGAGGACTTTTTGCTCTAG
- the ispD gene encoding 2-C-methyl-D-erythritol 4-phosphate cytidylyltransferase produces MHILIPAAGMGKRMGASQNKLRLSLLGQPLLAWTLQAIAAVPAIEWMGVIGQPEDFPVWQALIQDLDLPQAVTLIEGGATRQASVYSGLRALPAEATHVLIHDGARCLATSHLIERCVDALATHEGFVAAIPVKDTIKIVNADGVISHTPDRRSLWAAQTPQGFRVDYLLKGHAMAVSEGWDVTDDAALFERLGHPVHIVMGEETNLKITTPSDLPLAERILQHRREHGQGNRIP; encoded by the coding sequence ATGCACATCCTCATTCCGGCAGCGGGAATGGGCAAGCGTATGGGGGCGAGCCAGAACAAATTACGTCTGAGCCTGCTGGGGCAACCCCTCTTGGCTTGGACACTGCAAGCAATTGCCGCCGTTCCTGCCATTGAGTGGATGGGGGTCATTGGCCAGCCGGAGGATTTTCCGGTGTGGCAAGCCTTAATTCAAGACTTAGACCTGCCCCAGGCCGTGACCCTCATCGAAGGGGGCGCGACCCGTCAAGCCTCTGTGTATAGTGGCCTGCGGGCGCTACCTGCTGAGGCCACCCATGTGCTAATTCACGATGGTGCCCGCTGCTTGGCCACCTCGCACCTAATTGAACGCTGCGTCGATGCCCTAGCCACCCATGAAGGATTTGTGGCGGCCATCCCCGTCAAAGACACCATTAAGATCGTCAATGCTGACGGTGTCATCAGCCACACACCGGATCGTCGCTCGCTGTGGGCAGCACAAACCCCCCAAGGCTTCCGGGTTGACTATCTCCTCAAGGGTCATGCCATGGCCGTCAGCGAAGGGTGGGACGTAACGGATGATGCCGCCCTGTTTGAACGCTTAGGGCATCCCGTTCATATTGTGATGGGTGAGGAGACGAACCTCAAAATTACCACTCCCAGCGATCTCCCCCTTGCAGAACGGATCTTGCAGCATCGCCGGGAGCATGGCCAAGGGAATAGAATCCCCTAG
- a CDS encoding aldo/keto reductase encodes MLYRRFGRTNLAMPVFSCGGMRYQFSWQDVNASTIPAENQRNLEATIQRALELGITHIETARGYGTSEVQLGRILPRLPREKLIVQTKVGPRPSAKEFRETLETSLRNLGLDYIDLLAIHGINLPEHLEQVLRPGGCLEVVRQFQAQGKIRFVGFSTHGSCEVIRQAIATDVFDYVNLHWYYINQQNWPAILDAHARDMGVFIISPADKGGMLYNPPPRLVELCAPLSPMVFNDLFCLSHPQVHTLSVGAARPSDFDAHLEALTLLAQADTLLPPILERLEQAAIERLGADWYHTWQQGLPDYRHTPGNINIPTILWLWNLAQAYDLVDYARMRYNLLGNGGHWFPGANAAQVGQLDLSSCLAKSPHRQHIPAILKAAHERFASTPQRRLSES; translated from the coding sequence ATGCTCTACCGTCGCTTTGGTCGCACCAATTTAGCCATGCCTGTATTTTCCTGTGGGGGCATGCGCTATCAGTTTTCATGGCAGGATGTGAATGCCAGTACCATCCCTGCCGAGAACCAGCGTAACCTCGAAGCCACCATTCAGCGGGCACTGGAGCTAGGCATTACCCACATTGAAACCGCCCGCGGCTATGGCACCTCAGAGGTGCAGTTGGGGCGCATTTTACCCCGCCTGCCCCGCGAAAAACTCATTGTCCAAACCAAGGTAGGGCCGCGCCCCAGTGCCAAGGAATTTCGTGAAACCCTAGAAACATCGCTACGGAATCTGGGCTTAGACTACATTGACCTCTTGGCCATTCATGGTATTAACCTGCCGGAGCACCTTGAGCAGGTGCTGCGACCGGGAGGCTGTTTGGAGGTGGTTCGCCAGTTCCAAGCTCAGGGCAAGATTCGCTTTGTTGGGTTCTCGACCCACGGCAGTTGTGAGGTCATCCGCCAGGCGATCGCCACGGATGTATTTGACTACGTGAACCTGCACTGGTACTACATCAATCAGCAAAATTGGCCGGCCATTCTGGATGCCCATGCCCGGGATATGGGGGTCTTTATCATTAGCCCCGCCGATAAGGGGGGGATGCTCTACAATCCACCGCCACGCCTAGTGGAGCTATGTGCCCCCTTAAGCCCAATGGTCTTTAACGATCTCTTTTGCCTGTCCCACCCTCAGGTACACACCCTCAGCGTTGGAGCGGCTCGCCCCAGTGACTTTGATGCTCATCTTGAGGCCTTAACCCTCTTGGCGCAGGCCGACACCCTCCTGCCGCCCATTCTAGAGCGACTAGAGCAGGCTGCCATTGAACGCCTTGGCGCCGACTGGTACCATACGTGGCAGCAGGGGCTACCCGACTATCGCCACACCCCCGGGAACATCAATATTCCGACAATTCTCTGGTTGTGGAACTTGGCGCAAGCCTACGATTTAGTGGACTATGCCCGTATGCGCTATAACCTGCTGGGGAATGGGGGCCACTGGTTTCCGGGGGCGAACGCGGCTCAGGTGGGTCAGTTAGACCTCTCCTCCTGCTTGGCCAAGAGTCCGCACCGCCAACACATTCCGGCAATTCTAAAGGCCGCCCACGAGCGTTTTGCCAGCACGCCTCAACGACGACTATCCGAGTCCTGA